One Curtobacterium sp. MCLR17_007 DNA window includes the following coding sequences:
- a CDS encoding RDD family protein, producing MARSTPPSSAGAAGSSNSWPGKLLGLPESGPRSMSGLGRRIGALAIDWALASVISLAIGTYGAAGNFATLGIFAALQVVFIALLSGSFGHVCVGLRVVPIRGGYVGVWRPVVRTVLLCVVVPALIHAKDGRPLHDAAAGTVLVRR from the coding sequence ATGGCCCGCTCCACTCCGCCCTCGTCCGCTGGTGCGGCCGGCTCGTCGAACTCGTGGCCCGGCAAGCTCCTCGGCTTGCCCGAGTCCGGCCCGCGCTCGATGAGCGGCCTCGGTCGGCGCATCGGTGCACTGGCCATCGACTGGGCGCTCGCATCGGTGATCTCACTGGCGATCGGCACGTACGGAGCGGCGGGCAACTTCGCGACCCTCGGCATCTTCGCCGCGCTGCAGGTGGTCTTCATCGCGCTGCTGTCCGGGTCGTTCGGGCACGTGTGCGTCGGGCTGCGGGTCGTGCCGATCCGCGGCGGCTACGTCGGGGTGTGGCGCCCCGTGGTCCGCACCGTGTTGCTGTGCGTGGTCGTCCCCGCGCTCATCCACGCGAAGGACGGTCGGCCGCTCCACGATGCGGCGGCGGGCACGGTGCTGGTCCGGCGCTGA
- a CDS encoding DUF4191 family protein yields the protein MARKSTTDTKAKEPGRLKQMFQVFQMTRRADPSSIWWFAAAFLVPVVLGVLLALLLPGQNWLAVVLWILAGVLLGVLLFLIVLGRLAERAAYSQIEGQPGAVGAVLTNSLRRQWRSSEMPVAVHGRSQAAVYRAVGTPGVVLITEGSLGNLTRQVDEERRKVQRIVPNVPVHVVHVGDGKDAVTLHKLPRAMNKYKKSLNRNEVLAVANRLDSLTQSPASAIPKGIDPTRVRAGRPR from the coding sequence ATGGCACGCAAGAGCACAACCGACACGAAGGCGAAGGAGCCGGGGCGTCTCAAGCAGATGTTCCAGGTCTTCCAGATGACCCGTCGGGCCGACCCGTCGTCGATCTGGTGGTTCGCCGCCGCGTTCCTCGTCCCGGTCGTCCTCGGGGTGCTCCTCGCGCTCCTCCTGCCCGGACAGAACTGGCTCGCCGTGGTCCTCTGGATCCTCGCGGGGGTGTTGCTCGGTGTGCTGCTGTTCCTCATCGTGCTCGGGCGTCTGGCCGAGCGTGCCGCCTACTCGCAGATCGAGGGCCAGCCCGGTGCCGTCGGTGCGGTGCTGACGAACTCGCTCCGCCGCCAGTGGCGTTCGAGCGAGATGCCCGTCGCCGTGCACGGCCGCTCGCAGGCCGCCGTCTACCGCGCGGTCGGTACTCCCGGGGTGGTGCTCATCACCGAGGGCTCGCTCGGCAACCTCACGCGCCAGGTCGACGAAGAGCGCCGCAAGGTCCAGCGCATCGTTCCGAACGTCCCCGTGCACGTCGTGCACGTCGGTGACGGCAAGGACGCGGTGACGCTGCACAAGCTGCCGCGTGCGATGAACAAGTACAAGAAGTCGCTGAACCGGAACGAAGTCCTGGCGGTTGCCAACCGACTCGACTCCCTCACGCAGAGCCCGGCGTCGGCGATCCCGAAGGGCATCGACCCGACGCGTGTGCGCGCCGGTCGTCCGCGCTGA
- the sucB gene encoding 2-oxoglutarate dehydrogenase, E2 component, dihydrolipoamide succinyltransferase — MSESVNLPALGESVTEGTVTRWLKNVGDRVEVDEPLLEVSTDKVDTEIPSPIAGVVEEILVGEDETVEVGTPLVKIGDGNGSSDSGSDSGASDAGAESAESSNEAAAEDEAPEVEPSTEQDSETPAPQPTEPEPAPAGQTQPAAPAAPSAPPAASPVPQAAPVPPPAAAPAPPAAVPAPAAAVSSAPTASAEVPKPTQNGAASGYVTPLVRKLANEQGVDLSTVTGTGVGGRIRKEDVLAAVPAAPAAGSSDQGSSAPAASGPFVAEVSPLRGTREKMTRLRKVVAERAVQSMTSTAQLTSVVEVDVTKVAQFRDAHKAEFLEKTGSKLSFMPFFALAASEALKAHPKINSTVEGEEIVYPETENVSIAVDTERGLLTPVIKDAASLDLAQFSKSIADLAERTRNNQLKPDELAGGTFTLTNTGSRGALFDTPVVFLPQSAILGTGIVTKRPAVVKVDGQEAIAIRSFVYLALSYDHRIIDGADASRYLVAVKNRLEEGNFAPNLGY; from the coding sequence ATGAGCGAATCCGTCAACCTCCCGGCGCTCGGCGAGAGCGTCACCGAGGGCACGGTGACCCGATGGCTGAAGAACGTCGGTGACCGGGTCGAGGTCGACGAGCCGCTGCTCGAGGTCTCCACCGACAAGGTCGACACCGAGATCCCGTCGCCGATCGCCGGCGTCGTCGAGGAGATCCTCGTCGGCGAGGACGAGACCGTCGAGGTCGGGACTCCCCTGGTCAAGATCGGTGACGGCAACGGGTCCTCCGACTCGGGTTCCGACTCGGGCGCATCCGACGCCGGCGCCGAGTCCGCGGAGTCCTCCAACGAGGCCGCTGCCGAGGACGAGGCCCCCGAGGTCGAGCCCAGCACCGAGCAGGACTCCGAGACCCCCGCACCCCAGCCGACGGAGCCCGAGCCGGCTCCCGCTGGACAGACCCAGCCCGCCGCCCCGGCAGCGCCGTCGGCACCGCCCGCAGCGTCGCCCGTGCCGCAGGCCGCTCCGGTCCCGCCGCCCGCCGCGGCTCCGGCTCCCCCGGCCGCGGTCCCCGCTCCGGCAGCCGCAGTGTCGAGCGCCCCGACCGCGTCGGCGGAGGTCCCGAAGCCGACGCAGAACGGCGCAGCGTCGGGCTACGTCACGCCGCTCGTGCGCAAGCTCGCGAACGAGCAGGGCGTCGACCTGTCGACGGTCACCGGCACCGGTGTCGGTGGGCGCATCCGGAAGGAGGACGTGCTCGCCGCCGTCCCCGCCGCTCCGGCCGCCGGCTCGTCCGACCAGGGCAGCTCGGCTCCGGCCGCGTCCGGCCCGTTCGTCGCCGAGGTGTCACCGCTCCGCGGCACGCGAGAGAAGATGACGCGTCTGCGCAAGGTCGTCGCCGAGCGCGCTGTGCAGTCGATGACGTCGACCGCACAGCTCACCAGCGTGGTCGAGGTCGACGTGACGAAGGTCGCGCAGTTCCGCGACGCACACAAGGCCGAGTTCCTCGAGAAGACCGGCTCGAAGCTCTCCTTCATGCCGTTCTTCGCCCTGGCTGCTTCGGAGGCCCTCAAGGCCCACCCGAAGATCAACTCCACGGTCGAGGGCGAGGAGATCGTCTACCCGGAGACCGAGAACGTCTCGATCGCGGTCGACACCGAGCGCGGGCTCCTCACCCCGGTGATCAAGGACGCGGCGTCGCTCGACCTGGCGCAGTTCTCGAAGTCGATCGCCGACCTGGCCGAGCGCACGCGCAACAACCAGCTGAAGCCCGACGAGCTCGCCGGCGGCACCTTCACGCTGACCAACACCGGCTCGCGCGGCGCGCTGTTCGACACCCCCGTGGTGTTCCTGCCGCAGTCGGCGATCCTCGGCACGGGCATCGTCACGAAGCGCCCGGCCGTCGTGAAGGTCGACGGTCAGGAAGCGATCGCGATCCGTTCGTTCGTCTACCTGGCGCTGTCGTACGACCACCGGATCATCGACGGTGCGGATGCGTCGCGGTACCTCGTCGCAGTGAAGAACCGCCTCGAAGAAGGCAACTTCGCCCCGAACCTCGGGTACTGA
- the lpdA gene encoding dihydrolipoyl dehydrogenase, with amino-acid sequence MTEQTYDVVVLGGGSGGYAAALRAAELGMSVALIEGDKLGGTCLHRGCIPTKALLHAAEVADATRDAEKYGVIAEFAGVEVPKVIEYQQGVINSKYKGLQGLIKARGITVVEGWGRLTSQNTVQVGDQTVTGKNVVLATGSYSKSLPGLELGGRVISSETALKMDYVPNKVVILGGGVIGVEFASVWKSFGAEVTIVEALPHLIPAEDESMSKQLERAFRKRGIEFSLGVRFQGVEQHENGVVVTLEDGKTFDGDVLLVAVGRGPVTQNVGYDEVGVAMDRGFVTTNERLATNLPNVYAVGDIVPGLQLAHRGFQQGIFVAEEIAGLNPVIIEDKNIPKVTYSDPEVASVGLSQAKAEEQYGADKIDMYEYNLAGNGKSHIIGTSGAVKVVRVIDGPVVGVSMIGARVGELIAEAQLAVNWEAHPEDVAPLVHAHPTQSEALGEAFLHLAGKPLHAL; translated from the coding sequence GTGACGGAACAGACTTACGACGTCGTGGTCCTCGGAGGCGGCAGCGGCGGGTACGCCGCAGCGCTGCGGGCGGCCGAGCTCGGGATGAGCGTCGCGCTCATCGAGGGCGACAAGCTCGGCGGGACGTGCCTGCACCGCGGCTGCATCCCGACCAAGGCGCTCCTGCACGCGGCCGAGGTGGCCGACGCCACCCGCGACGCCGAGAAGTACGGCGTGATCGCGGAGTTCGCCGGTGTCGAGGTCCCGAAGGTCATCGAGTACCAGCAGGGCGTCATCAACTCCAAGTACAAGGGCCTGCAGGGGCTCATCAAGGCCCGCGGGATCACCGTGGTCGAGGGCTGGGGTCGGCTGACCTCCCAGAACACCGTGCAGGTCGGCGACCAGACCGTCACCGGCAAGAACGTGGTGCTGGCGACCGGGTCGTACTCGAAGTCCCTGCCGGGGCTCGAGCTCGGTGGCCGGGTCATCAGCTCCGAGACCGCGCTCAAGATGGACTACGTCCCGAACAAGGTCGTGATCCTGGGCGGCGGCGTGATCGGCGTCGAGTTCGCCAGCGTCTGGAAGTCCTTCGGCGCCGAGGTCACCATCGTCGAGGCGCTCCCCCACCTCATCCCCGCTGAGGACGAGTCCATGTCGAAGCAGCTCGAGCGCGCGTTCCGCAAGCGCGGCATCGAGTTCTCGCTCGGCGTGCGCTTCCAGGGCGTCGAGCAGCACGAGAACGGCGTCGTCGTGACGCTCGAGGACGGCAAGACCTTCGACGGTGACGTCCTGCTGGTGGCCGTCGGTCGCGGCCCCGTCACGCAGAACGTCGGCTACGACGAGGTCGGCGTCGCGATGGACCGCGGCTTCGTCACCACCAACGAACGCCTCGCCACGAACCTGCCGAACGTGTACGCCGTGGGCGACATCGTCCCCGGCCTGCAGCTCGCCCACCGCGGCTTCCAGCAGGGCATCTTCGTCGCCGAGGAGATCGCCGGCCTCAACCCGGTGATCATCGAGGACAAGAACATCCCGAAGGTCACGTACTCCGACCCCGAGGTCGCCTCGGTCGGACTGTCCCAGGCCAAGGCCGAAGAGCAGTACGGCGCCGACAAGATCGACATGTACGAGTACAACCTCGCTGGCAACGGCAAGAGCCACATCATCGGCACCTCGGGGGCCGTCAAGGTCGTCCGGGTGATCGACGGCCCGGTCGTCGGCGTCAGCATGATCGGCGCCCGCGTCGGCGAACTGATCGCTGAGGCCCAGCTCGCCGTGAACTGGGAAGCCCACCCCGAGGACGTGGCCCCGCTCGTCCACGCGCACCCGACGCAGAGTGAAGCCCTCGGCGAAGCCTTCCTGCACCTCGCGGGCAAGCCCCTGCACGCGCTGTGA
- a CDS encoding leucyl aminopeptidase, with translation MVRPTLSTASSSPSSISADVLVVGVRPGADGGPASLAAPATGSVDALDVLDLTAIGATGAKDQLVRIPATGIDATSIALIGLGSGTDAAAVRSAAGSAVRQLPQVASIALALPSDTTELVDAALEGAALGAYAFTRHKGAGTTTPARGSQTVTVLAPDSVAADATVRPAIVADAAALVRDLVNTAAGDLGPADVASVATDLAEGLPLTVEVLDETELEAQGFGGILGVGVGSVRPPRLVVVRYAPETATKHLALVGKGITFDSGGLSLKPAASMLGMKTDMTGAATVLATTVAAARLGLDVKVTAWLCLAENMPSGSATRPGDVLTLKNGKTVEVTNTDAEGRLVLGDGLVAATLEQPDAVVDVATLTGAQVVALGDRTTGLMGTDDLVAQIRAVAAAVAEPIWPMPLPEELDARLASEVADMVNATVGNPAGGMLLAGKFLERFVEGDVPWAHLDIAGPSENKGGGYGWLGKGATGVMVRTLIGLAEELQAK, from the coding sequence ATGGTCCGACCCACGCTCTCCACCGCCAGTTCCTCCCCCTCTTCGATCTCCGCCGACGTGCTCGTGGTCGGCGTGCGACCCGGCGCCGACGGTGGTCCCGCCTCGCTCGCAGCGCCCGCAACGGGCAGCGTCGACGCCCTCGACGTCCTCGACCTCACCGCGATCGGCGCGACGGGCGCCAAGGACCAGCTCGTCCGCATCCCCGCGACCGGCATCGACGCCACGAGCATCGCGCTGATCGGTCTGGGCTCCGGCACCGACGCCGCCGCCGTGCGCTCCGCCGCGGGCAGCGCCGTCCGTCAGCTGCCCCAGGTCGCGTCGATCGCCCTCGCGCTGCCCTCCGACACGACCGAGCTCGTCGACGCCGCACTCGAGGGCGCAGCGCTCGGCGCGTACGCCTTCACCCGGCACAAGGGCGCGGGCACGACCACGCCCGCCCGCGGCTCGCAGACCGTCACGGTGCTCGCGCCGGACTCGGTCGCTGCGGACGCGACCGTCCGTCCGGCCATCGTCGCCGACGCCGCCGCGCTCGTCCGTGACCTCGTCAACACCGCCGCTGGCGACCTCGGGCCGGCCGACGTCGCGTCCGTCGCGACGGACCTGGCCGAGGGGCTGCCGCTCACCGTCGAGGTCCTCGACGAGACCGAACTCGAGGCGCAGGGCTTCGGCGGCATCCTCGGGGTGGGCGTCGGCTCCGTCCGGCCGCCGCGCCTGGTCGTCGTCCGGTACGCGCCGGAGACCGCGACGAAGCACCTCGCGCTCGTCGGCAAGGGCATCACGTTCGACTCGGGCGGGCTCTCGCTCAAGCCGGCCGCGTCGATGCTCGGCATGAAGACGGACATGACCGGTGCCGCGACCGTGCTCGCCACCACCGTGGCCGCTGCCCGACTGGGACTCGACGTCAAGGTCACCGCATGGCTGTGCCTGGCCGAGAACATGCCGTCGGGCTCGGCGACGCGCCCCGGTGACGTCCTGACGCTGAAGAACGGCAAGACGGTGGAGGTCACGAACACCGACGCTGAGGGTCGCCTCGTCCTGGGTGACGGCCTGGTCGCCGCCACGCTCGAACAGCCCGACGCCGTCGTCGACGTCGCCACCCTGACCGGCGCCCAGGTGGTCGCACTCGGGGACCGCACGACCGGGCTCATGGGCACGGACGACCTCGTCGCGCAGATCCGCGCAGTGGCCGCGGCGGTCGCCGAGCCGATCTGGCCGATGCCCCTCCCCGAGGAACTCGACGCCCGGCTGGCCAGCGAGGTCGCCGACATGGTGAACGCCACGGTGGGCAACCCCGCCGGCGGGATGCTGCTCGCGGGCAAGTTCCTGGAGCGCTTCGTCGAGGGCGATGTCCCCTGGGCGCACCTCGACATCGCGGGCCCATCCGAGAACAAGGGCGGTGGCTACGGCTGGCTCGGCAAGGGCGCGACCGGCGTGATGGTCCGGACGCTCATCGGCCTCGCAGAAGAGCTCCAGGCGAAGTAG
- a CDS encoding PAC2 family protein, translating into MGTVNHPEDLYTFDASAPTVPTGLHLVAGLTGFADAGSAVAQVTTAITERLETRLVAEFDPDVLLDWRARRPVITFDHDHISDVEPPRLALHLVRDELGQPFLFLSGYEPDFQWNRFVRAVTDLAAQLQVVDTTWVQSIPMPVPHTRAINMTVSGTRADLIESMSVWKPQTQAPANVLHLVEHRLTELEQQVTGLVLLVPHYLSDTEYPDAAVAALSGISASTGLIFPTDALREEGREFLSRVDEQVAGNGELQRLVSALEERHDTYMEGNAVSSPLTNVDGEVPTADAIAAELERFLADRRVDGDGSDN; encoded by the coding sequence ATGGGGACGGTGAACCACCCCGAGGACCTCTACACCTTCGACGCGTCCGCCCCGACGGTGCCGACCGGCCTCCACCTGGTCGCCGGCCTGACCGGGTTCGCCGACGCCGGTTCCGCCGTCGCGCAGGTGACGACCGCGATCACCGAACGCCTCGAGACCCGTCTCGTCGCGGAGTTCGACCCCGACGTGCTGCTCGACTGGCGCGCGCGTCGGCCGGTGATCACCTTCGACCACGACCACATCAGCGACGTCGAACCGCCGCGCCTCGCCCTGCACCTGGTCCGCGACGAGCTCGGCCAGCCGTTCCTGTTCCTGTCCGGGTACGAGCCCGACTTCCAGTGGAACCGGTTCGTCCGCGCGGTGACCGACCTGGCCGCCCAGCTGCAGGTCGTCGACACCACGTGGGTGCAGTCGATCCCGATGCCGGTGCCGCACACCCGCGCGATCAACATGACCGTGTCCGGCACCCGGGCCGACCTGATCGAGTCGATGAGCGTCTGGAAGCCGCAGACCCAGGCGCCCGCCAACGTCCTGCACCTGGTCGAGCACCGGCTCACCGAGCTCGAGCAGCAGGTGACGGGGCTGGTGCTGCTGGTGCCGCACTACCTGTCCGACACCGAGTACCCCGACGCGGCCGTCGCGGCGCTGTCCGGGATCTCCGCCTCGACCGGACTGATCTTCCCGACGGACGCCCTACGCGAAGAGGGCCGCGAGTTCCTGTCGCGGGTCGACGAGCAGGTCGCCGGCAACGGCGAGCTGCAGCGGCTCGTCTCGGCGCTCGAGGAACGGCACGACACGTACATGGAGGGCAACGCCGTGTCCTCGCCGCTCACCAACGTCGACGGCGAGGTCCCGACGGCCGACGCGATCGCCGCGGAGCTGGAGCGGTTCCTCGCGGACCGCCGCGTGGACGGCGACGGCTCCGACAACTGA
- a CDS encoding MFS transporter — protein sequence MNSRRAFVVWGVAVLAYVLAVVQRSSLGVSGVDAQDRFAVSAAVLSTLAVVQIAVYAGLQIPVGIALDRIGPRRLVLLGALLLTVGQVVVAVSPTIGPAIVGRVLVGAGDAMTFISVIRLLPMWFSGRILPQISQWTGNLGQLGQVASAFPFALLLHAAGWTAAFSVAAAASAVGLVLAFVFVRNGPVPVRTDTIPLPLDHTWAAAFHTFGHALRRPGTQLGFWSHYVTQSSGTVFSLLWGVPMLRGLGYSSTEAAGFLTVIVVVGFVAGPLLGILCARFPLRRSNLVLGVVVLLGAVWTAVLLWPGHPPTWLLVLLVVAMGIGGPGSLIGFDFARSFNPMGSLGSANGVVNVGGFLAAFVMMFCIGTLLDAVSHATGQTVFAWANFRIALTVQYVVVGFGVAMLLHARRRTRAVMHAQDGIRVAPLWVALVARLRKQSVQ from the coding sequence GTGAACTCCCGCCGTGCCTTCGTCGTCTGGGGCGTCGCGGTGCTCGCCTACGTGCTGGCGGTCGTCCAGCGGTCCTCGCTCGGGGTCTCCGGTGTCGACGCCCAGGACCGCTTCGCGGTGTCGGCGGCCGTGCTGTCCACCCTGGCGGTCGTGCAGATCGCCGTCTACGCCGGACTGCAGATCCCGGTCGGCATCGCACTCGACCGGATCGGACCGCGCCGACTCGTGCTGCTCGGCGCGCTGCTGCTGACGGTCGGACAGGTCGTCGTGGCGGTGTCGCCGACGATCGGGCCCGCGATCGTGGGGCGCGTGCTCGTCGGGGCCGGGGACGCGATGACCTTCATCTCGGTGATCCGTCTGCTGCCGATGTGGTTCAGCGGCAGGATCCTGCCGCAGATCTCGCAGTGGACGGGCAACCTCGGGCAGCTCGGACAGGTGGCGTCGGCGTTCCCGTTCGCCCTGCTGCTGCACGCCGCGGGCTGGACCGCCGCCTTCTCGGTCGCCGCTGCGGCCAGCGCGGTCGGGCTGGTGCTCGCGTTCGTCTTCGTCCGGAACGGCCCGGTCCCCGTCCGGACCGACACCATCCCGCTGCCGCTCGACCACACCTGGGCCGCGGCCTTCCACACGTTCGGGCACGCACTCCGTCGTCCGGGCACGCAGCTCGGCTTCTGGTCGCACTACGTCACGCAGTCGTCGGGGACGGTGTTCAGCCTGCTGTGGGGCGTCCCGATGCTGCGCGGGCTCGGGTACTCGTCGACCGAGGCGGCGGGCTTCCTGACCGTCATCGTCGTGGTCGGGTTCGTCGCCGGACCCCTGCTCGGCATCCTGTGTGCACGGTTCCCGCTCCGCCGGTCGAACCTGGTGCTCGGCGTGGTCGTCCTGCTCGGCGCGGTGTGGACCGCGGTGCTGCTCTGGCCGGGCCACCCGCCGACGTGGTTGCTCGTGCTGCTCGTCGTCGCGATGGGCATCGGCGGTCCCGGGTCGCTCATCGGGTTCGACTTCGCGCGCTCGTTCAACCCGATGGGGTCGCTCGGGTCGGCGAACGGCGTCGTGAACGTCGGCGGGTTCCTGGCGGCCTTCGTGATGATGTTCTGCATCGGCACCCTGCTCGACGCGGTGTCGCACGCGACGGGCCAGACGGTCTTCGCATGGGCGAACTTCCGGATCGCGCTGACCGTGCAGTACGTCGTGGTGGGCTTCGGCGTGGCGATGCTCCTGCACGCACGACGGCGGACCCGTGCGGTGATGCACGCCCAGGACGGAATACGGGTGGCCCCGCTCTGGGTTGCACTCGTTGCACGCCTGCGGAAGCAGAGCGTGCAATAA
- a CDS encoding RNA polymerase sigma factor, with the protein MAARSTTIDPTKDTTDQVTEADATDTEAAAAPKKAAAKKAPAKKAAPKKAAAKKPATKKAADDDAADDEPVEPVDVDATDDTEDDTEDKPRTAAVEAANAVAAGALVISQSDDDEAPVYSTTITGATADPVKDYLKQIGKVALLNAEQEVELAMRIEAGLFAEDKLQHSTGLSKPEERELRWVARDGQRAKSHLLGANLRLVVSLAKRYTGRGMQFLDLIQEGNLGLIRAVEKFDYTKGFKFSTYATWWIRQAITRAMADQARTIRIPVHMVEVINKLARVQRQMLQDLGREPTPEELARELDMTPEKVVEVQKYGREPISLHTPLGEDGDSEFGDLIEDTEAVVPADAVGFTMLQKQLESLLDSLSEREAGVIRMRFGLGDGQPKTLDQIGDTFGVTRERIRQIESKTMAKLRHPSRSQSLRDYLE; encoded by the coding sequence ATGGCTGCCCGGAGCACGACGATCGATCCCACGAAGGACACCACCGACCAGGTGACCGAGGCAGACGCCACGGACACCGAGGCCGCAGCCGCACCGAAGAAGGCAGCGGCCAAGAAGGCCCCCGCCAAGAAGGCGGCTCCGAAGAAGGCCGCGGCCAAGAAGCCCGCGACCAAGAAGGCAGCCGACGACGACGCTGCGGACGACGAGCCCGTCGAGCCCGTCGACGTCGACGCGACGGACGACACCGAGGACGACACCGAGGACAAGCCGCGCACGGCTGCGGTCGAGGCCGCCAACGCCGTCGCAGCCGGCGCGCTGGTCATCTCGCAGTCCGACGACGACGAGGCACCGGTCTACTCGACCACCATCACCGGTGCGACGGCCGACCCGGTCAAGGACTACCTGAAGCAGATCGGCAAGGTCGCACTGCTCAACGCCGAGCAAGAGGTCGAGCTCGCGATGCGCATCGAGGCCGGTCTGTTCGCCGAGGACAAGCTGCAGCACTCGACCGGCCTCTCGAAGCCCGAAGAGCGCGAGCTGCGCTGGGTGGCGCGGGACGGTCAGCGCGCGAAGTCGCACCTGCTCGGCGCGAACCTCCGCCTGGTCGTGTCGCTCGCCAAGCGCTACACCGGCCGCGGCATGCAGTTCCTCGACCTCATCCAAGAGGGCAACCTGGGCCTGATCCGTGCGGTCGAGAAGTTCGACTACACGAAGGGCTTCAAGTTCTCGACCTACGCCACCTGGTGGATCCGCCAGGCGATCACCCGCGCCATGGCCGACCAGGCCCGCACCATCCGCATCCCGGTGCACATGGTCGAGGTCATCAACAAGCTCGCGCGTGTCCAGCGGCAGATGCTGCAGGACCTGGGCCGCGAGCCCACGCCGGAAGAGCTCGCACGCGAACTCGACATGACCCCGGAGAAGGTCGTCGAGGTCCAGAAGTACGGCCGCGAGCCGATCTCGCTCCACACCCCGCTGGGTGAAGACGGCGACTCCGAGTTCGGTGACCTCATCGAGGACACCGAGGCAGTGGTGCCGGCCGACGCGGTGGGCTTCACGATGCTGCAGAAGCAGCTCGAGAGCCTGCTCGACTCCCTGTCCGAGCGCGAGGCGGGCGTCATCCGCATGCGCTTCGGTCTGGGTGACGGCCAGCCGAAGACGCTCGACCAGATCGGTGACACGTTCGGCGTGACGCGTGAGCGCATCCGTCAGATCGAGTCCAAGACGATGGCGAAGCTGCGCCACCCGTCGCGGTCGCAGTCGCTGCGCGACTACCTCGAGTAG
- a CDS encoding MurT ligase domain-containing protein: MRFFIPILIGRILRTLARARGGGSAYPGFIVLKLVPDFLQHVTKQFPNGVVFVLGSNGKSTTTHMISDIVRAHGLRVFTNPSGANLPQGIASALLSEVSLGGKLKADIGILEVDEAFAVELAGILSPSTVTMLNVQVDQLYRFFETERVATMMLDTASLSTANVITNHDDQFLDAYVGVDGQRVLRFGASADVVAASPNGLQNADDFDRADATATTIDAEVTAHTGDAATIAFAGADIAVRLPARGLHYAVDAAAATATASAALGSQFQAAAVTRAFSTMKPAYGRGERLPIAGESAEFTMFKNAASLQLNLDALPDHPEQVLMAIDEGTPDISWIYDIDFSKLDHVDVVSGDKAWQIAIALEHAGVRIGRVEPDVETAIKHMQQLGSTTSGTKNFIVNYEIMMIARKALGHPDLEKTA; this comes from the coding sequence GTGCGTTTCTTCATCCCGATCCTGATCGGGCGGATCCTCCGCACCCTGGCTCGTGCCCGGGGCGGAGGGTCCGCGTACCCCGGCTTCATCGTGCTGAAGCTCGTGCCGGACTTCCTGCAGCACGTCACGAAGCAGTTCCCGAACGGTGTCGTGTTCGTCCTGGGGTCGAACGGCAAGTCGACGACGACGCACATGATCTCCGACATCGTGCGTGCACACGGCTTGCGGGTGTTCACGAACCCGTCCGGTGCGAACCTGCCGCAGGGCATCGCGTCGGCGCTGCTGTCCGAGGTGTCGCTCGGCGGCAAGCTCAAGGCGGACATCGGCATCCTCGAGGTGGACGAGGCCTTCGCGGTCGAGCTCGCCGGCATCCTGTCGCCCTCGACGGTGACGATGCTCAACGTGCAGGTGGACCAGCTCTACCGCTTCTTCGAGACCGAGCGCGTGGCGACCATGATGCTCGACACCGCCTCGCTGTCGACGGCGAACGTCATCACCAACCACGACGACCAGTTCCTCGACGCCTACGTCGGCGTCGACGGCCAGCGCGTGCTCCGCTTCGGCGCGAGTGCCGACGTCGTCGCCGCCAGCCCGAACGGCCTGCAGAACGCCGACGACTTCGACCGTGCCGACGCCACCGCGACGACGATCGACGCCGAGGTGACCGCGCACACGGGGGACGCCGCCACGATCGCGTTCGCCGGTGCCGACATCGCCGTGCGCCTGCCTGCACGCGGCCTGCACTACGCGGTCGACGCCGCAGCGGCCACGGCGACGGCCAGCGCCGCGCTCGGCTCGCAGTTCCAGGCGGCCGCCGTCACGCGGGCCTTCTCGACGATGAAGCCCGCCTACGGCCGCGGAGAGCGACTCCCCATCGCGGGCGAGTCCGCCGAGTTCACGATGTTCAAGAACGCCGCGAGCCTGCAGCTCAACCTCGATGCCCTGCCCGACCACCCGGAGCAGGTGCTCATGGCGATCGACGAGGGCACGCCGGACATCTCGTGGATCTACGACATCGACTTCTCGAAGCTCGACCACGTCGACGTCGTCTCGGGCGACAAGGCCTGGCAGATCGCGATCGCCCTCGAGCACGCCGGCGTCCGCATCGGCAGGGTCGAGCCCGACGTCGAGACGGCGATCAAGCACATGCAGCAGCTCGGGTCGACGACGTCCGGCACGAAGAACTTCATCGTCAACTACGAGATCATGATGATCGCCCGCAAGGCGCTGGGCCACCCGGACCTGGAGAAGACCGCATGA